A genome region from Natronosalvus rutilus includes the following:
- the cmk gene encoding (d)CMP kinase: protein MLLTVSGPPGGGKTTNAALLAEEFGLDHVSGGDIFRQLADERGYTPLEFNKLAEENDEIDRDLDRRLREIAVERDDVVLESRLAGWLAAEQADLKFWLDAPLSVRGERIADREDKSPERATEETRAREASEVGRYREYYGIEFSDLSIYDLSMNTSRWSPEAVADTLVTAVEAYDPAADEGKTPVDVDYEF from the coding sequence ATGTTACTGACCGTCTCCGGACCGCCGGGCGGAGGAAAGACGACGAACGCGGCGTTGCTGGCCGAGGAGTTCGGTCTCGACCACGTCAGCGGCGGCGACATCTTCCGCCAACTGGCCGACGAACGCGGCTACACCCCCCTCGAGTTCAACAAACTCGCCGAGGAGAACGACGAAATCGATCGCGACCTCGACCGACGACTGCGCGAGATTGCCGTCGAACGCGACGACGTCGTCCTCGAGTCCCGACTGGCCGGCTGGCTGGCGGCCGAGCAGGCCGACCTCAAGTTCTGGCTCGACGCGCCGCTGTCGGTCAGGGGAGAGCGGATCGCCGACCGCGAGGACAAATCCCCGGAACGGGCGACGGAGGAGACGCGCGCACGGGAAGCCAGCGAGGTCGGACGATATCGCGAGTACTACGGAATCGAGTTCAGCGACCTGAGCATCTACGACCTCTCGATGAACACGTCCCGCTGGAGCCCCGAGGCCGTCGCCGACACGCTCGTGACGGCCGTCGAGGCGTACGATCCGGCCGCCGACGAGGGGAAAACGCCCGTCGACGTCGACTACGAATTCTAA